The DNA sequence GACGTATTGTATTCAACTAGTAGGGCAATATCAACACGGATACAGAGGAAAGGAGACTCGTAGCGATGAGAAAGTGCCCACTAATCCTGGTAGCAGATGATGAGGAACCATTACTTCGGCTGCTCAAGAAAAGCCTTGGCCTGGAAGGATATGATGTAGTCACCGCCAGCAACGGTGTGAAGGCATTGCAGGCGTTTGAGGGTAGCGACCCGGACCTGGCTATTCTGGATATCGGGATGCCGGGGCTTGATGGTTTTAGCGTTCTCAAGGTTATCCGGGAGCAGTCCAGCATACCGGTCATTATGCTCACGGCAATGGATGAACCCGCCTGTGTGGAGCGTGCCCTGGCCGGAGGCGCCGACGATTTTATGATCAAACCATTTGATCGGGTTGAACTCATGGCCCGGGTGCACGCCAAGCTAAGGCGTAATGGGTCAGATGATATCGGTCAATCAAGAGCAGGTAAGACTAAGGCTTTAGGTCGATGACATAGACGATACGACTGCTGCCGATAGCATTATCGGCAGCATTGACGGATGATACTGCCCGGAGGGATTCTGTTCCAGAAATGGTTCCGACCGGGCAGCACTATTTTCCCCGGTCTCCGGCAATATAATCCTGCGATAAATAGGACACTACACTATTATTGATATTGTTCATCCTGAACCCTGTTCCT is a window from the Dehalococcoidales bacterium genome containing:
- a CDS encoding response regulator transcription factor is translated as MRKCPLILVADDEEPLLRLLKKSLGLEGYDVVTASNGVKALQAFEGSDPDLAILDIGMPGLDGFSVLKVIREQSSIPVIMLTAMDEPACVERALAGGADDFMIKPFDRVELMARVHAKLRRNGSDDIGQSRAGKTKALGR